The following proteins are co-located in the Victivallis lenta genome:
- a CDS encoding PAS domain-containing protein, with the protein MTKLLLATAAETAAGRLPQAEIAFLLLPLLLIVIFAVLYRREKRRRRQLEYLFGQTKNRCFVCDRNARILDCRPGAPAGKSASKVARLLADAPDREEIGETIRKVFRTGIPQSRHAANGEFQTFRKVPSGVFGAEAVLVLSADESEKRELETEVRFLTAQRSAATGEMECGVLLVGCDGEILHANPAAGELTGFTARRLAGLHYAKVFPEGGAVRSLLEQALRENRPLELPPGGVLAARDGKRREIAGRVAPVPYPDGIRAGTVLILTDETARNAERRRQRFDSTALAAAFQLADLGYFSYDPVSRMTSCSEGFERLWPFQDGVPLPEKEWILPEDYDEFMRLRDRLLSGEDRIFTADYRSRYFGEMQYYRLRAHLEEENGVKVIFGVVQNVTATSTRDRRLAAGNKFVNVLFDIFPYPVYLKEASDEYRYTMCSRSWYEFFGRSPEETLGRNDRELFGEERSLPFRETDRQTNATGGPVNTMEELVDAGGRSRTFHSARVAYTTEDGRRLILGMMLDVTESRRAQLREKELQTFLEKILDLFPGGVLAKDADDDFRYVFWNKCLETHTGYAASRVIGRTDFEISPWPGNERNFRETDRRVLESETHTLHYPELLTSASGRQIHYETTKTLLENGGKRYIVELSLDNTAKHELERERERTLNRLNDFVAGEALLNSCLKRITVENDYRKAVNDILQQIGNNRKAARVYLYRFTDPEETRAECSCEWTGSGVRPRREFLATIDFSDSPELRRNLCRPEGFQVDDAALAAAESPEIAAYLGGEPLRAFSTVGIRLDRGQSGFLGVDFTEDSRQYGDAGLRPLKDMANIFLLAYQRKKQFDALADSTAVQKLIIDMMSNPVLLVDRDYRIIHANNSTAERLGVKLAECIGRRCLGTLCRRQAPDESCAVHQTLQKKAPVSMEKSIAGRDYIVNTQPIWHENEIIQVLETFTDITELNRNKKLLEQTVKDAEEAARAKSMFLATMSHELRTPLNAVIGFAEILKLGGMSRRKEEEAIQSIHFAGVTLLELINDVLDLSKLEAGQMKITPEKLNLRNLLNDLRKLFARKLDEKGLTGRIAVPADLPMLYLDLLRLRQILFNLLGNAVKFTHRGGIRLTVEFHRRDETAGDLTIRVEDTGDGIAPEYMTRIFEPFGQQDARREHIAQGTGLGLPICKRLVEQMNGTLSVTSEPEKGSCFTVFLPGVRYEAAHSGQSAAEPEPAAASAAGLRLLVVDDVALNCKVLAAMAAKLDFLVETAASGAEALQKLERFRPDLILTDLWMPGMNGDELAAAIRKDPRSNAARILAVTADAAIAPELRRQFDGILLKPVTLDKLRTVLSAAPGRPDIAPPGKTAGTGEMR; encoded by the coding sequence ATGACAAAATTACTGCTGGCGACCGCAGCAGAAACAGCTGCCGGCCGACTGCCGCAGGCGGAAATTGCGTTTCTGCTGCTTCCGCTGCTGCTCATCGTCATCTTCGCAGTGCTGTACCGGCGGGAAAAACGCAGGCGCAGACAGCTGGAATACCTGTTCGGTCAGACGAAAAACCGCTGCTTCGTCTGCGACCGCAATGCGAGAATCCTGGACTGCCGTCCCGGCGCCCCCGCCGGAAAAAGCGCCTCGAAGGTTGCGAGGCTGCTGGCGGATGCGCCGGACCGGGAGGAGATCGGGGAAACCATCCGCAAAGTGTTCCGTACCGGAATCCCGCAGAGCCGCCATGCCGCGAACGGGGAATTTCAAACCTTCCGCAAAGTGCCGTCCGGCGTTTTCGGCGCCGAAGCCGTCCTCGTGCTGTCGGCGGACGAGTCGGAGAAGCGGGAGCTTGAAACGGAGGTGCGGTTCCTGACCGCCCAGCGCTCCGCCGCGACGGGCGAAATGGAGTGCGGCGTCCTCCTCGTCGGCTGCGACGGCGAAATCCTTCATGCCAACCCTGCGGCGGGAGAGCTGACCGGTTTCACCGCACGCCGCCTCGCCGGGCTGCACTATGCAAAAGTGTTCCCGGAGGGGGGCGCCGTCCGCTCCCTCCTCGAGCAAGCCCTGCGGGAGAACCGGCCGCTGGAACTGCCTCCCGGCGGCGTTCTCGCCGCCCGCGACGGCAAGCGGCGCGAGATCGCGGGCCGGGTTGCGCCGGTGCCGTATCCGGACGGAATCCGGGCCGGCACCGTGCTGATCCTCACGGATGAAACCGCCCGCAACGCGGAACGCAGGCGGCAGCGGTTCGACAGCACCGCGCTGGCCGCCGCGTTTCAGCTGGCCGACCTCGGTTATTTCAGTTACGACCCGGTTTCACGCATGACGAGCTGCAGCGAGGGATTCGAACGGCTGTGGCCGTTTCAGGACGGAGTTCCGCTGCCCGAGAAGGAGTGGATACTTCCGGAGGATTACGATGAATTCATGCGCCTGCGCGACCGGCTGCTCAGCGGAGAGGACCGGATTTTCACCGCCGACTATCGTTCCCGCTATTTCGGAGAAATGCAGTACTACCGGCTGCGGGCGCATCTGGAGGAGGAAAACGGCGTGAAGGTGATCTTCGGCGTCGTCCAGAACGTCACGGCGACCAGCACCCGGGACCGGCGGCTGGCGGCCGGAAACAAATTCGTCAACGTGCTGTTCGACATCTTCCCGTATCCGGTCTACCTGAAGGAGGCGTCGGACGAATACCGTTATACGATGTGCAGCCGCAGCTGGTACGAGTTCTTCGGGCGCTCGCCGGAGGAGACGCTCGGCAGGAACGACCGGGAGCTCTTCGGCGAGGAGAGGAGCCTCCCCTTCCGCGAGACCGACCGGCAGACCAATGCGACAGGCGGCCCGGTCAACACCATGGAGGAGCTCGTCGACGCCGGCGGGCGGTCCCGCACCTTCCACTCCGCGCGCGTCGCATATACGACGGAGGACGGGCGGCGGCTGATCCTCGGCATGATGCTGGACGTCACGGAAAGCCGCCGGGCCCAGCTCCGTGAAAAGGAGCTTCAGACCTTCCTCGAGAAAATACTGGACCTGTTTCCGGGCGGCGTACTGGCCAAAGACGCCGACGACGATTTCCGGTACGTGTTCTGGAACAAGTGCCTCGAAACCCATACCGGCTATGCGGCGTCCCGGGTCATCGGCCGCACCGACTTCGAAATCTCGCCGTGGCCCGGGAACGAACGGAACTTCCGCGAGACCGACCGGCGAGTGCTGGAATCGGAAACGCACACGCTGCACTACCCGGAACTGCTGACCTCCGCCTCCGGCCGGCAGATCCACTACGAGACGACCAAGACCCTGCTTGAAAACGGCGGGAAACGGTATATCGTCGAACTCAGCCTGGACAATACGGCGAAGCATGAACTCGAACGGGAGCGGGAACGCACGCTGAACCGCCTGAACGATTTCGTCGCCGGGGAGGCGCTGCTGAACAGCTGCCTGAAACGCATCACCGTGGAAAACGACTACCGGAAGGCGGTCAACGACATTCTCCAGCAGATCGGCAACAACCGGAAAGCCGCCCGGGTCTACCTTTACCGCTTCACCGACCCGGAGGAAACCCGGGCCGAATGCAGCTGCGAGTGGACCGGCAGCGGCGTCCGGCCGCGCCGTGAGTTCCTTGCGACGATCGACTTCAGCGATTCTCCGGAGCTGCGGCGGAACCTCTGCCGTCCGGAAGGGTTTCAGGTCGATGATGCGGCGCTGGCGGCGGCGGAGTCTCCGGAGATCGCGGCCTACCTGGGCGGAGAGCCCCTCCGGGCATTCAGTACCGTCGGCATCCGCCTGGACCGCGGGCAATCCGGATTTCTCGGAGTCGATTTCACCGAGGATTCCCGCCAATACGGTGACGCGGGGCTGCGCCCGCTCAAGGATATGGCCAATATCTTCCTGTTGGCCTACCAGCGGAAAAAACAGTTCGACGCCCTGGCGGACAGCACGGCGGTTCAGAAGCTGATCATCGACATGATGTCCAACCCGGTCCTGCTGGTAGACAGGGATTACAGGATCATTCACGCCAACAACAGCACCGCCGAACGGCTCGGCGTGAAGCTTGCCGAGTGCATCGGCAGACGCTGCCTGGGAACTCTCTGCCGGCGGCAGGCTCCGGATGAAAGCTGCGCCGTCCATCAGACGCTGCAGAAAAAAGCGCCGGTCAGCATGGAAAAAAGCATCGCCGGACGCGACTACATCGTCAACACCCAGCCGATCTGGCATGAGAATGAAATCATTCAGGTGCTGGAGACCTTCACCGACATCACGGAACTCAACCGGAACAAAAAACTTCTGGAGCAGACCGTGAAGGACGCGGAGGAGGCCGCCCGGGCCAAAAGCATGTTTCTCGCGACCATGAGCCACGAGCTGCGGACTCCGCTGAACGCAGTCATCGGTTTTGCGGAAATCCTGAAACTCGGCGGAATGTCGCGCCGGAAGGAGGAGGAGGCCATCCAATCCATCCATTTTGCCGGAGTCACGCTGCTGGAGCTGATCAACGATGTGCTCGATCTCTCCAAACTCGAAGCCGGGCAGATGAAGATCACCCCGGAAAAGCTGAATCTGCGAAATCTGCTGAACGACCTCAGGAAACTGTTCGCCCGGAAGCTCGACGAAAAGGGTCTGACCGGCCGGATCGCGGTTCCGGCGGATCTGCCGATGCTCTACCTCGATCTGCTGCGGCTGCGCCAGATTCTGTTCAACCTGCTCGGCAATGCCGTGAAGTTCACACACCGCGGCGGCATTCGGCTGACAGTGGAATTCCATCGCCGGGACGAAACGGCCGGCGACCTGACGATCCGCGTCGAGGACACCGGCGACGGCATCGCGCCGGAATATATGACGCGCATTTTCGAGCCGTTCGGCCAGCAGGATGCCCGGCGGGAGCATATCGCCCAGGGAACCGGGCTGGGACTCCCGATCTGCAAGCGTCTGGTTGAACAGATGAACGGCACGCTGTCGGTAACAAGCGAGCCGGAGAAAGGGAGCTGCTTTACCGTGTTTCTTCCGGGCGTGCGGTATGAAGCGGCGCATTCCGGGCAGTCGGCGGCGGAGCCGGAACCGGCTGCCGCCTCAGCCGCCGGGCTCCGGCTCCTCGTGGTCGACGACGTCGCACTGAACTGCAAAGTCCTGGCGGCCATGGCGGCCAAGCTGGATTTCCTGGTGGAAACGGCCGCCTCCGGTGCGGAGGCGCTGCAAAAACTCGAGCGCTTCCGCCCGGACCTGATCCTGACCGACTTGTGGATGCCGGGGATGAACGGCGACGAACTCGCCGCAGCAATCCGGAAAGACCCGCGCAGCAATGCCGCCCGGATTCTCGCCGTAACCGCCGACGCGGCGATCGCCCCGGAACTCCGCAGGCAATTCGACGGCATTCTCCTGAAACCGGTCACGCTCGACAAGCTGCGCACGGTGCTCTCCGCCGCGCCGGGCCGCCCGGACATTGCGCCGCCCGGAAAAACGGCCGGAACCGGGGAGATGCGATGA